In Carassius auratus strain Wakin chromosome 39, ASM336829v1, whole genome shotgun sequence, a genomic segment contains:
- the LOC113057682 gene encoding dead end protein 1 — protein sequence MEGQQLQQVLNPQRLKSLQEWMQKSSVTLTQVNGQRKYGGPPVGWQGPAPGPGCEVFISQIPCDVYEDHLIPLFQSIGTIYEFRLMMNFSGQNRGFAYAKYGDPVTASAAVMTLHHYRLPEGGCLTVRKSTEKRQLRLGDLPTSTNQGELLTVLRMISDGVEEVLLKMAGPKGKEVVALVSYSSHYAASMAKKVLVQAFRKQYGISITVKWMSFSKSKHVDETGEDDRFTPPVLNPLPKPSITPPHLHPQPLLHDVPAHSPIQPFFRAVGGPASLRDEMMPRAPVNQDAVSQLQWICELHRLGTPQYEVRFHRTSSDGFLYFNFKVLVPGLLFPLNGVIEILPGTSIQAMKAEVYRAAAEQVIQTMCKVSNLRPF from the exons ATGGAGGGACAGCAGCTACAGCAG GTTTTGAACCCGCAGAGACTGAAATCACTACAAGAATGGATGCAGAAAAGCTCAGTCACTTTAACACAGGTCAATGGGCAGAGGAAATATGGTGGTCCTCCTGTTG GCTGGCAAGGTCCTGCTCCCGGCCCGGGGTGTGAGGTTTTCATCAGTCAGATCCCATGTGATGTCTATGAGGACCACCTGATCCCTCTTTTCCAGAGCATTGGAACAATTTATGAATTTCGTCTCATGATGAACTTCAGTGGGCAGAACCGTGGCTTCGCCTacgctaagtatggtgacccggTCACCGCCTCCGCTGCCGTTATGACCCTGCATCACTACCGTCTGCCGGAGGGGGGATGCCTGACCGTGCGCAAGAGCACAGAGAAGCGACAGCTGCGTCTGGGGGATCTTCCAACTAGCACAAATCAGGGGGAGTTGCTGACGGTGCTGCGAATGATCTCTGACGGGGTGGAGGAGGTCCTGCTGAAGATGGCTGGGCCCAAAGGGAAAGAGGTTGTGGCTCTAGTGAGCTACTCCTCCCACTACGCTGCATCCATGGCCAAGAAAGTGCTTGTGCAAG cttttaggAAGCAGTACGGCATTTCCATTACTGTGAAATGGATGTCCTTCTCCAAGTCCAAGCATGTCGACGAGACTGGAGAAGATGACCGCTTTACTCCACCTGTTCTGAATCCCCTCCCCAAACCCTCCATCACCCCTCCCCACCTGCACCCTCAGCCCTTGCTTCATGATGTCCCAGCCCACTCACCAATCCAGCCCTTCTTCCGGGCTGTGGGAGGTCCGGCTAGCCTGAGAGATGAGATGATGCCTCGAGCCCCTGTGAATCAGGATGCCGTGTCTCAGCTGCAGTGGATATGTGAGCTGCACAGACTCGGCACTCCGCAGTATGAAGTCCGTTTCCATCGCACCAGCTCCGACGGCTTCCTCTACTTCAACTTCAAAGTCCTGGTCCCAGGCCTTCTTTTTCCTCTGAACGGGGTTATCGAGATCCTTCCAGGCACCAGCATTCAAGCCATGAAGGCAGAAGTTTATCGAGCCGCTGCTGAGCAGGTGATCCAAACCATGTGTAAAGTCTCAAACTTGCGACCTTTCTAA
- the LOC113057680 gene encoding histidine--tRNA ligase, cytoplasmic isoform X2, with the protein MNALGLVSTRLCAGLMGRRSAVNLPSLRFSSGMTLSQIDEEVARLLQLKAQLGGDEGKHVFVLKTAKGTRDYNPKQMAIREKVFNIIISCFKRHGAETIDTPVFELKETLTGKYGEDSKLIYDLKDQGGELLSLRYDLTVPFARYLAMNKITNIKRYHIAKVYRRDNPAMTRGRYREFYQCDFDIAGQYDAMIPDAECLKIVYEILNELDLGDFRIKVNDRRILDGLFAVCGVPDEKFRTICSTVDKLDKMAWEDVKKEMVNEKGLSADVADRIGEYVSMQGGQDLAERLLQDPRLSQSKQACAGLTDMKLLFSYLELFQVTDKVVFDLSLARGLDYYTGVIYEAILSQTIQAPVSMPAEQNGADEAGVSVGSVAGGGRYDGLVGMFDPKGRKVPCVGVSIGIERIFSIMEQKAEASSEKVCTTETQVLVASAQKNLLEERLRLTNELWNAGIKAEVLYKKNPKLLSQLQHCEETGIPLVAILGEQELKDGVVKLRNVARREEVDVPRVDLVDEIKKRTLLS; encoded by the exons ATGAATGCTCTGGGGCTTGTCTCCACACGGCTGTGTGCTGGACTCATGGGCCGTCGGTCTGCTGTGAACCTGCCATCTCTGCGCTTCTCTTCTGGAATGACTTTATCACAG ATTGATGAAGAAGTGGCCAGACTGTTGCAGCTCAAAGCTCAGCTTGGAGGAGATGAGGGAAAACATGTGTTTGTTCTCAAAACAGCCAAG GGGACCAGGGACTATAACCCCAAGCAGATGGCTATCAGAGAAAAGGTTttcaacatcatcatcagctgCTTTAAACGTCATGGTGCTGAAACCATCGATACCCCCGTCTTTGAGCTGAAG GAAACATTGACAGGGAAGTACGGTGAAGACTCCAAGCTCATCTACGATCTGAAGGACCAGGGAGGAGAACTTCTGTCTCTGAGATATGACCTCACT GTCCCATTTGCTCGCTATCTTGCAATGAATAAAATCACCAACATTAAGCGCTACCACATTGCTAAAGTGTACCGCAGAGACAACCCAGCCATGACCCGGGGCCGTTACAGGGAGTTCTACCAGTGT GATTTCGATATTGCAGGTCAGTACGATGCCATGATCCCTGATGCCGAGTGTCTGAAGATTGTCTACGAGATCCTGAACGAATTAGATCTAGGAGATTTTCGTATTAAG GTGAATGACCGACGCATTCTAGATGGATTGTTTGCTGTGTGCGGCGTTCCTGACGAGAAGTTCCGCACGATCTGCTCCACAGTGGACAAACTGGACAAG ATGGCCTGGGAGGATGTAAAAAAGGAGATGGTGAATGAGAAAGGGCTTTCAGCGGATGTGGCTGATCGGATCGGGGAGTATGTCAGCATGCAAG GAGGACAGGATCTGGCCGAGCGGCTGCTTCAGGACCCCAGACTGTCCCAGAGCAAGCAGGCCTGCGCTGGACTCACCGATATGAAGCTGCTCTTTAGCTACCTGGAGCTCTTCCAGGTCACAGACAag gtGGTGTTTGATTTGAGTCTGGCTCGAGGACTGGACTACTACACTGGTGTGATTTATGAAGCGATTCTCTCCCAGACCATCCAGGCACCGGTGTCCATGCCTGCAGAGCAGAACGGGGCAGATGAAGCTGGCGTAAGCGTTGGCAGTGTGGCCGGTGGAGGGCGATATGATGGTCTGGTGGGCATGTTTGACCCCAAGGGCAGGAAAGTGCCCTGTGTGGGCGTCAGCATTGGGATTGAGAGGATCTTTTCCATCATGGAGCAGAAGGCCGAG GCATCTTCAGAGAAGGTGTGCACCACTGAAACTCAAGTACTGGTGGCCTCGGCACAGAAGAACCTTCTAGAAGAGCGACTTAGACTGACCAATGAGCTTTGGAATGCCGGAATCAAG GCTGAAGTTTTATATAAGAAAAACCCAAAGCTGTTGAGTCAACTGCAGCACTGTGAGGAAACTGGGATTCCACTGGTGGCCATTTTAGGAGAACAAGAACTCAAAGACGGAGTTGTCAAACTGCGCAACGTAGCCAGACGAGAAGAg GTTGATGTGCCCAGAGTGGATCTGGTGGATGAGATCAAGAAACGGACCTTGTTGTCTTAA
- the LOC113057680 gene encoding histidine--tRNA ligase, cytoplasmic isoform X1, producing MADKVQLQEAIKTQGEVVRKLKSEKASKEQIDEEVARLLQLKAQLGGDEGKHVFVLKTAKGTRDYNPKQMAIREKVFNIIISCFKRHGAETIDTPVFELKETLTGKYGEDSKLIYDLKDQGGELLSLRYDLTVPFARYLAMNKITNIKRYHIAKVYRRDNPAMTRGRYREFYQCDFDIAGQYDAMIPDAECLKIVYEILNELDLGDFRIKVNDRRILDGLFAVCGVPDEKFRTICSTVDKLDKMAWEDVKKEMVNEKGLSADVADRIGEYVSMQGGQDLAERLLQDPRLSQSKQACAGLTDMKLLFSYLELFQVTDKVVFDLSLARGLDYYTGVIYEAILSQTIQAPVSMPAEQNGADEAGVSVGSVAGGGRYDGLVGMFDPKGRKVPCVGVSIGIERIFSIMEQKAEASSEKVCTTETQVLVASAQKNLLEERLRLTNELWNAGIKAEVLYKKNPKLLSQLQHCEETGIPLVAILGEQELKDGVVKLRNVARREEVDVPRVDLVDEIKKRTLLS from the exons ATGGCCGATAAAGTACAGCTACAGGAGGCGATTAAAACACAAGGAGAGGTCGTCAGGAAACTGAAATCAGAGAAAGCGAGTAAAGAACAG ATTGATGAAGAAGTGGCCAGACTGTTGCAGCTCAAAGCTCAGCTTGGAGGAGATGAGGGAAAACATGTGTTTGTTCTCAAAACAGCCAAG GGGACCAGGGACTATAACCCCAAGCAGATGGCTATCAGAGAAAAGGTTttcaacatcatcatcagctgCTTTAAACGTCATGGTGCTGAAACCATCGATACCCCCGTCTTTGAGCTGAAG GAAACATTGACAGGGAAGTACGGTGAAGACTCCAAGCTCATCTACGATCTGAAGGACCAGGGAGGAGAACTTCTGTCTCTGAGATATGACCTCACT GTCCCATTTGCTCGCTATCTTGCAATGAATAAAATCACCAACATTAAGCGCTACCACATTGCTAAAGTGTACCGCAGAGACAACCCAGCCATGACCCGGGGCCGTTACAGGGAGTTCTACCAGTGT GATTTCGATATTGCAGGTCAGTACGATGCCATGATCCCTGATGCCGAGTGTCTGAAGATTGTCTACGAGATCCTGAACGAATTAGATCTAGGAGATTTTCGTATTAAG GTGAATGACCGACGCATTCTAGATGGATTGTTTGCTGTGTGCGGCGTTCCTGACGAGAAGTTCCGCACGATCTGCTCCACAGTGGACAAACTGGACAAG ATGGCCTGGGAGGATGTAAAAAAGGAGATGGTGAATGAGAAAGGGCTTTCAGCGGATGTGGCTGATCGGATCGGGGAGTATGTCAGCATGCAAG GAGGACAGGATCTGGCCGAGCGGCTGCTTCAGGACCCCAGACTGTCCCAGAGCAAGCAGGCCTGCGCTGGACTCACCGATATGAAGCTGCTCTTTAGCTACCTGGAGCTCTTCCAGGTCACAGACAag gtGGTGTTTGATTTGAGTCTGGCTCGAGGACTGGACTACTACACTGGTGTGATTTATGAAGCGATTCTCTCCCAGACCATCCAGGCACCGGTGTCCATGCCTGCAGAGCAGAACGGGGCAGATGAAGCTGGCGTAAGCGTTGGCAGTGTGGCCGGTGGAGGGCGATATGATGGTCTGGTGGGCATGTTTGACCCCAAGGGCAGGAAAGTGCCCTGTGTGGGCGTCAGCATTGGGATTGAGAGGATCTTTTCCATCATGGAGCAGAAGGCCGAG GCATCTTCAGAGAAGGTGTGCACCACTGAAACTCAAGTACTGGTGGCCTCGGCACAGAAGAACCTTCTAGAAGAGCGACTTAGACTGACCAATGAGCTTTGGAATGCCGGAATCAAG GCTGAAGTTTTATATAAGAAAAACCCAAAGCTGTTGAGTCAACTGCAGCACTGTGAGGAAACTGGGATTCCACTGGTGGCCATTTTAGGAGAACAAGAACTCAAAGACGGAGTTGTCAAACTGCGCAACGTAGCCAGACGAGAAGAg GTTGATGTGCCCAGAGTGGATCTGGTGGATGAGATCAAGAAACGGACCTTGTTGTCTTAA